From the genome of Haloferax mediterranei ATCC 33500, one region includes:
- a CDS encoding guanosine monophosphate reductase codes for MEIRTGLSYGDVLLVPQRSPVDSRSDVDLSTNVTPGLSLETPLVSAAMDTVTEAELAATLSDLGGLGVVHRFLDVDEQAEQVRRVAESGGTVSGAVGINEDYLDRTEALLEAGADAIVMDIAHGHMERCLDAVARIRDEFDPEIVAGNVVTPDAVEDLWEVGAGCVKVGVGPGSHCTTREVAGAGYPQLTAVSECADRAHELGIHIMADGGIRTSGDAAKALMAGADTVMMGSFFAGTDESPGRVVEVDGDQYKRSRGMASTEAADDRGDKESDVATGEGVEALTPYKGSVEPLVEEFLGGVRSGISYCGGHTISAARDNATFVRVAASAKEREGAHGVVFAEGTVDADDEAEREMQVPLAN; via the coding sequence ATGGAGATTCGCACAGGACTCTCGTATGGAGACGTATTGCTGGTTCCCCAGCGCTCACCGGTCGATAGCCGAAGCGATGTGGACCTCTCAACGAACGTGACGCCGGGCCTTTCCCTCGAGACGCCCCTCGTCAGCGCAGCGATGGACACCGTCACCGAGGCGGAGCTCGCGGCGACGCTCTCGGACCTCGGCGGACTCGGCGTCGTCCACCGATTCCTCGATGTGGACGAACAGGCCGAACAGGTCCGACGGGTCGCCGAATCGGGCGGTACCGTCTCGGGCGCGGTCGGCATCAACGAAGACTACCTCGACCGGACCGAGGCACTCCTCGAAGCCGGTGCCGACGCGATTGTGATGGACATCGCCCACGGACACATGGAGCGCTGTCTGGACGCCGTTGCCCGGATTCGCGACGAGTTCGACCCCGAAATCGTCGCGGGTAACGTCGTCACCCCGGACGCGGTCGAAGACCTCTGGGAGGTCGGCGCGGGTTGCGTGAAGGTCGGTGTCGGCCCCGGGTCGCACTGCACGACGCGCGAGGTTGCCGGCGCGGGCTACCCGCAACTGACTGCCGTCTCGGAGTGCGCAGACCGGGCGCACGAACTCGGTATTCACATCATGGCCGACGGTGGTATCCGAACCTCGGGTGACGCCGCGAAGGCGCTCATGGCCGGTGCGGACACCGTAATGATGGGAAGCTTCTTCGCCGGGACGGACGAGTCACCGGGTCGCGTCGTCGAAGTCGACGGCGACCAGTACAAACGCTCGCGCGGCATGGCATCGACGGAGGCTGCGGACGACCGCGGCGACAAAGAAAGCGATGTCGCAACCGGCGAGGGCGTCGAAGCTCTCACGCCCTACAAAGGTTCGGTCGAACCGCTCGTCGAGGAGTTCCTCGGCGGCGTTCGCTCCGGAATCAGCTACTGCGGCGGCCACACGATTTCCGCCGCGCGCGACAACGCGACGTTCGTCCGCGTCGCGGCGAGCGCCAAAGAACGAGAAGGTGCCCACGGCGTCGTCTTCGCCGAGGGAACTGTGGACGCGGACGACGAAGCCGAACGCGAGATGCAGGTCCCGCTGGCTAACTGA
- the cas8b gene encoding type I-B CRISPR-associated protein Cas8b/Csh1 — protein MLSPEEFRRTYPEATLLEELPDRPIASLRDIQYLYGTLYTLATTGGGTYAPYLTPDAAGDLVDEPDSLIVVRVDISGDVPVLASDSQGPVWVTKYTEELIPKVAHCKYPAARGIDHSVTHQAGKNSDPDKLARYAKERLSKWAADSVVQSTAEDHEDGWIIDALAELGENEDTIETLEREVRSNLSGSTTALLTVQVKLDADGPYLWPGDLDVAMAAMRSRKLSKLISKGKASNSAGEATDLITGARTRTVGTAQDPLNYFLGKQLEKFPGFDPDQAWRTHPISEDAAITLMNAETFIDACSYRTFGARVYYLPYFFGKPSVEDTYLLYGILYDTVMQDAEERGLTPIETVYQRREDDAIDDNKLRFYVSAVMPHQMSRFDVFGETMNGRIQYPASLAAAHRDALRTAAFKNDGERTAALPRDENWPLLSDGGLLGLVASGSYFYQTFSTGDDDTDASADDPRIQALVSVLSGDSIPVSTLLESYVDRIIDESGDDEYGFPFFRVASQYAQLCALATAEHDFLEAAGKQRPISEPPSYESRTMPKIEEPITDGGFAGAEKLESFIEDTPALATNDERCASFLLGALVGAVGSYQEYKHDRSTTLVDQFPVQAVTRNRIKKVTESAIEKTITYTRQEKKGNASYPGTKFDYIVDRLRETVIQPDPDDWEIDTADLRFYYALGLTYGMNDRPLGSSIESEQPNPTAN, from the coding sequence ATGCTTTCGCCTGAGGAGTTCAGACGGACGTATCCTGAAGCAACACTCCTTGAAGAGCTTCCTGACCGCCCAATCGCTTCGCTTCGGGATATCCAGTACCTCTACGGTACGCTTTACACGCTCGCAACTACCGGCGGTGGCACATACGCACCATATCTCACGCCAGATGCTGCGGGCGACCTTGTCGATGAACCGGACAGCCTCATCGTGGTTCGAGTGGATATCTCCGGGGACGTGCCAGTGCTGGCATCGGATAGTCAAGGTCCGGTCTGGGTTACGAAGTACACGGAAGAACTGATCCCGAAGGTTGCGCACTGTAAGTATCCCGCTGCCCGCGGTATCGACCACAGCGTAACGCACCAGGCTGGGAAGAACAGCGACCCGGACAAACTCGCCCGCTACGCGAAAGAACGGCTTTCCAAATGGGCAGCCGACTCGGTCGTACAATCCACCGCGGAAGACCACGAAGACGGCTGGATTATCGACGCTCTCGCCGAGTTGGGCGAGAATGAGGATACGATTGAAACGCTCGAACGCGAGGTTCGGTCAAACCTCAGCGGTTCGACGACAGCACTTCTCACAGTCCAAGTAAAGCTCGACGCGGACGGTCCGTATCTGTGGCCCGGAGACCTTGATGTCGCAATGGCCGCGATGCGAAGTCGAAAACTGTCGAAACTCATCTCGAAAGGCAAAGCGTCGAACTCGGCCGGAGAGGCAACTGACCTTATCACGGGTGCACGAACACGAACTGTCGGGACTGCGCAGGACCCACTGAACTATTTCCTCGGCAAGCAGCTGGAGAAGTTCCCGGGGTTCGACCCCGACCAAGCATGGCGAACACACCCGATTTCCGAGGATGCCGCAATCACGCTCATGAACGCAGAAACGTTCATCGATGCATGCTCCTATCGGACGTTCGGTGCTCGCGTTTACTATCTGCCGTACTTTTTCGGAAAGCCGAGTGTCGAAGATACGTATCTCCTCTACGGAATACTGTACGATACGGTTATGCAGGACGCCGAAGAACGGGGGTTGACACCCATCGAAACAGTGTACCAGCGCCGGGAGGACGACGCTATAGACGACAACAAACTACGGTTCTACGTCTCGGCCGTCATGCCGCATCAGATGTCGCGGTTCGACGTCTTCGGCGAGACAATGAATGGACGCATCCAGTATCCTGCTTCGCTCGCCGCTGCCCACCGAGACGCGCTTCGGACTGCTGCATTCAAGAATGACGGCGAACGAACCGCGGCACTCCCAAGGGACGAGAACTGGCCGCTTCTTTCGGACGGTGGCCTCCTCGGTCTCGTTGCTTCTGGATCGTATTTCTACCAAACGTTCTCTACTGGCGACGACGACACGGACGCGAGCGCGGACGACCCGCGCATACAGGCACTCGTTTCGGTTCTCAGCGGAGATTCGATACCGGTCTCAACACTGCTCGAATCGTACGTTGATCGAATCATCGATGAATCCGGTGACGATGAATACGGCTTCCCATTTTTCAGAGTCGCCAGCCAGTATGCGCAACTGTGCGCGCTCGCAACCGCCGAACATGACTTCTTAGAGGCAGCGGGGAAGCAGCGACCGATTAGCGAACCACCATCCTACGAATCACGAACCATGCCAAAGATTGAGGAACCCATCACAGACGGCGGCTTCGCCGGTGCGGAGAAACTCGAATCGTTCATCGAAGACACGCCAGCGCTTGCGACGAACGACGAGCGATGTGCGTCCTTCCTGCTTGGCGCACTCGTCGGTGCCGTCGGGAGCTATCAGGAGTACAAGCACGACCGCTCAACGACACTCGTCGACCAATTTCCGGTCCAAGCAGTCACTCGAAACCGAATCAAGAAGGTCACCGAATCCGCGATTGAAAAAACCATCACGTACACACGGCAGGAAAAGAAGGGTAACGCGAGTTACCCCGGTACGAAATTCGACTACATTGTCGACCGTCTCCGGGAGACCGTCATTCAGCCCGACCCGGACGACTGGGAAATCGACACAGCCGATCTTCGATTCTACTACGCGCTTGGTCTCACCTACGGAATGAACGACCGGCCGCTTGGCTCAAGCATCGAGTCTGAACAACCGAACCCCACCGCAAATTAA
- the cas6 gene encoding CRISPR-associated endoribonuclease Cas6, producing MRLMVHLEAQRDATYQTAYHHKLRGRVWRALEGSKFDSEHDNGHPLGLAFSNIFPWGKIQEGDRRSLLFASPREDLLATIARGLQRNRDFNVGEMSFEVDDLSQLTVDVGEPGTRGVIETATGVVVRLTPEHREQYGIEAEHDAPTYWRPEHTIKPFKDAIRANLQHKHDRFAHEYQDGPTDVDGELFEGYDLLKTYALPVTVTTGTTLDVVLSKWRFDYRVRNDAHRHHLNLALDAGIGGRNGLGFGFSNIVEKTKPGESELERADAFA from the coding sequence ATGCGCTTGATGGTCCATTTAGAAGCTCAGCGTGACGCAACCTACCAGACTGCGTATCATCACAAACTTCGGGGGCGGGTGTGGCGGGCGCTCGAAGGGTCGAAATTCGACAGTGAGCACGACAATGGGCATCCACTCGGACTTGCGTTCAGCAATATCTTCCCGTGGGGTAAAATTCAGGAAGGAGACCGACGCTCCTTGTTATTCGCGTCTCCGCGGGAAGACTTGCTCGCGACCATTGCGCGGGGCCTGCAACGAAACCGCGATTTCAACGTCGGCGAAATGTCGTTCGAGGTTGACGACCTGTCACAACTCACCGTCGATGTCGGTGAGCCAGGAACCCGCGGCGTCATCGAGACGGCAACTGGCGTCGTCGTTCGTTTGACCCCCGAGCACCGTGAGCAATACGGCATCGAAGCTGAGCACGACGCACCAACGTACTGGCGGCCTGAACACACTATCAAACCGTTTAAAGACGCGATTCGGGCGAACTTACAGCACAAACACGACCGGTTCGCTCACGAATATCAGGATGGGCCAACCGATGTTGACGGCGAACTCTTCGAGGGCTACGACCTCCTGAAGACGTATGCGCTTCCTGTAACGGTTACAACGGGAACCACGCTTGATGTCGTGCTAAGCAAGTGGCGTTTCGATTACCGCGTTCGAAACGATGCTCACCGCCATCACCTTAACCTCGCACTCGATGCGGGTATCGGCGGTCGAAATGGATTGGGCTTCGGATTCTCGAATATCGTCGAGAAAACCAAACCGGGTGAAAGCGAACTGGAGAGAGCAGATGCTTTCGCCTGA
- the cas7b gene encoding type I-B CRISPR-associated protein Cas7/Csh2 gives MTVHTDPVENRSEIVFLYDAVDANPNGNPLSGANRPRIDPQTQQAIVTDVRLKRYLRDQLDADGHGVYIRNVQEEGEQYTREKLLEDRLKEVDPDEYDDDGELAGVVFQAFLEESTDVRYFGATMSVDLDGKYGSLPDHFTGPVQFSPGKSMHAVNENEEYDSLTSVIATQTGKEQGGFGLDDHRIQYGLIRFHGLVDEHAAEDTALTAEDVERLDTLCWRAIKNQTISRSKIGQEPRFYLRVEYATESFHLGGLDKDLELDRTDGRTKSDDELRNVRDLTLSVDSLVDRLERSTNRIERVHVTASDVLSVSHGDEVGGPEVLYEALEDRLGTDAVHVIDVYDEHVETLPN, from the coding sequence ATGACTGTACATACAGACCCCGTCGAAAACCGCTCAGAAATCGTGTTCCTGTACGATGCCGTTGACGCGAACCCGAACGGCAACCCACTCAGTGGCGCGAACCGGCCGCGCATCGACCCACAGACACAACAGGCAATCGTCACTGACGTTCGTCTGAAGCGATACCTCCGTGACCAACTGGATGCAGACGGGCACGGAGTCTACATTAGGAACGTCCAGGAAGAAGGTGAACAGTACACGCGTGAAAAGCTGCTGGAGGACCGCCTAAAGGAGGTCGACCCCGACGAATACGACGATGACGGTGAACTCGCTGGTGTCGTCTTCCAGGCGTTCCTTGAGGAGAGTACCGACGTTCGGTATTTCGGTGCGACGATGAGTGTTGATCTGGACGGTAAGTACGGCTCACTCCCGGATCATTTCACCGGCCCGGTGCAGTTCTCGCCCGGAAAGTCGATGCACGCCGTGAACGAGAACGAGGAGTACGACAGCCTCACAAGTGTTATCGCGACACAAACAGGGAAAGAACAGGGCGGGTTTGGATTGGACGACCACCGGATTCAGTACGGCCTCATCCGATTCCACGGGCTTGTTGACGAGCACGCTGCTGAAGACACGGCTCTCACAGCTGAGGACGTTGAACGATTAGATACGCTCTGTTGGCGTGCAATAAAGAACCAGACCATCAGTCGGAGTAAAATTGGCCAAGAGCCACGGTTCTACCTTCGAGTCGAGTACGCGACCGAGAGTTTCCACCTAGGCGGTCTCGACAAAGACCTTGAACTTGACCGAACAGATGGACGAACCAAATCCGACGACGAACTCCGGAACGTCCGCGATCTCACACTCTCAGTTGACTCACTGGTTGACCGTCTCGAAAGGAGTACAAATCGAATCGAGCGCGTACACGTGACTGCGAGTGATGTACTTTCAGTCTCACATGGCGACGAGGTGGGTGGGCCGGAAGTCCTCTACGAAGCGCTCGAAGACAGGCTCGGTACAGACGCAGTTCACGTCATCGACGTATATGACGAGCACGTAGAGACGCTTCCCAACTAA
- the cas5b gene encoding type I-B CRISPR-associated protein Cas5b translates to MTQQTLTEWNDTQNESGTAGPPRCLSLTVRGPWGHFRRVEGNIVKQTYRIIPRTTVAGLLAAVLGIERDGYYELFARGRSAIAIEPVAPLRTVNMPVNTLSTADESMKSLNPRGKISIKLPDPTKPRQQHNYEVLVDPAYRLYVWMSDSHWFETLHETLDEGKSHYVPSLGLSEYLAEITYHGRFEVESGPTDTAVAVDSAVPNAVDHVVPDAESRCQIEESPAFMTVDGGGRTTTDFTSYTYNPDAGPVRVRNPDTAIVDGNTVMFV, encoded by the coding sequence GTGACCCAACAGACACTCACCGAGTGGAACGACACCCAAAACGAGAGTGGAACTGCCGGACCACCACGGTGTCTCTCACTCACGGTTCGCGGTCCATGGGGTCACTTCCGCCGCGTCGAGGGGAATATCGTCAAACAGACGTACCGAATCATCCCACGGACGACGGTTGCTGGATTGCTTGCGGCGGTACTCGGAATCGAGAGAGACGGGTATTACGAGCTGTTTGCCCGCGGACGGTCAGCAATCGCGATAGAACCTGTTGCACCGCTTCGGACGGTGAATATGCCCGTAAACACGCTCTCAACTGCGGACGAGTCGATGAAGTCGCTGAATCCCCGGGGAAAAATAAGCATCAAGCTTCCAGACCCGACGAAGCCGCGTCAACAGCACAACTACGAGGTGCTCGTTGACCCGGCGTACCGTCTCTATGTCTGGATGAGTGATTCCCATTGGTTCGAGACGCTCCACGAGACGCTCGACGAAGGCAAATCACACTACGTTCCGAGTCTTGGTCTTTCTGAGTACCTCGCAGAGATCACGTACCACGGACGCTTCGAGGTTGAGTCTGGACCGACTGACACTGCGGTGGCAGTCGACTCTGCCGTCCCGAACGCGGTCGATCATGTCGTTCCAGACGCTGAATCCCGGTGTCAAATCGAAGAGTCGCCCGCGTTCATGACAGTTGACGGAGGCGGACGAACAACGACTGACTTCACCAGCTACACGTACAATCCAGACGCAGGACCGGTTCGGGTACGAAATCCGGACACGGCTATCGTCGACGGAAACACGGTGATGTTCGTTTGA